The Terracoccus luteus genome includes a region encoding these proteins:
- a CDS encoding TatD family hydrolase has product MRIFDPHIHMTSRTTDDYRAMYDAGVRAVVEPAFWLGQPRTTVGSFCDYFDAILGWEPFRAAQYGIAHHATIGLNPKEANDARCREVLEVLPRYLAKDRVVAVGELGYDSMTPEEDEVFSAQLAMAVEHELPALVHTPHRDKLNGTRRTLDVVRESGLPMGSVLVDHLNEMTVGVVAEAGAWMGFSVYPDTKMDEQRMVAILKEFGLERMLVNSAADWGNSDPLKTRKTADAMLAAGFSDDDVDRVLWRNPVEFYSQSGRLELDDDLAAGETYLGNSVLRGGKD; this is encoded by the coding sequence GTGCGCATCTTCGACCCCCACATCCACATGACCTCCCGCACCACAGACGACTACCGCGCGATGTACGACGCCGGCGTGCGGGCCGTCGTCGAGCCCGCCTTCTGGCTCGGCCAGCCCCGCACCACCGTCGGCTCGTTCTGCGACTACTTCGACGCCATCCTCGGCTGGGAGCCGTTCCGCGCCGCCCAGTACGGCATCGCCCACCACGCGACGATCGGCCTCAACCCCAAGGAGGCCAACGACGCCCGGTGCCGTGAGGTGCTCGAGGTGCTGCCCCGCTACCTCGCCAAGGACCGCGTCGTCGCCGTCGGCGAGCTCGGCTACGACAGCATGACTCCGGAGGAGGACGAGGTCTTCTCGGCCCAGCTGGCGATGGCGGTCGAGCACGAGCTGCCCGCGCTCGTGCACACGCCGCACCGCGACAAGCTCAATGGCACCAGGCGCACCCTCGACGTCGTGCGCGAGTCGGGTCTCCCCATGGGCTCGGTGCTCGTCGACCACCTCAACGAAATGACGGTCGGCGTCGTCGCGGAGGCGGGTGCCTGGATGGGGTTCTCGGTCTACCCCGACACGAAGATGGACGAGCAGCGGATGGTCGCCATCCTCAAGGAGTTCGGCCTCGAGCGCATGCTCGTCAACTCGGCCGCCGACTGGGGCAACAGCGACCCGCTCAAGACGCGCAAGACCGCCGACGCGATGCTCGCCGCGGGCTTCAGCGACGACGACGTCGACCGGGTGCTGTGGCGCAACCCGGTCGAGTTCTACTCCCAGAGTGGACGACTCGAGCTCGACGACGACCTGGCCGCGGGGGAGACCTACCTCGGCAACTCGGTCCTGCGCGGCGGGAAGGACTGA